The region GCCGCCGCTTGACGGGGAGGGACACAATTCCGAGAGAGACACGTGACGGAACGTTCAGGATGAACCCCTGGACCTTGTCAACACAGAGACTCTGTACTGTTCTGAGGGAGAAATAGAAAAAAGGGAAGGAGATTTTGGGTTAAAATCAACAGAGCCACAGTGGTGGTGAAGGGTAGGAACAGTGATGAACAGTAGGAGTAGACAGAATCTGTGGCGAAGTTTCCTTATCAGTAGATTTTCTTTGGTCAATAAAACTGTAGCTCTTCGTGACCTGTAGCAGTACTTGGTTGGATTTGAATTTATTACACAGGTGTATTTCATTGCCAATCATCTCTTCCgaatctgtctggccctgaggTATTGAAGTCTGACCTGCGTTTGTCCCACCATACTGCAGCCAACTCTCTGCTCTGTAGGGCAGCCATGATGACGTTGACGTCATAGTTGCCTGTGCCCAGCATTGAGCGGTGAGGGTTCACCACACATTGTGGAGCTAGCCTGGGAAAGAGGGGAACATGGTAAAAACGGATTCACATGCTCTTGGAACTCATGGAGAAAGTGTGTGGTGGGTGCTCTTTGGATCACAGGCTAATAGCAGTACTTGATGATTTACATGCAGAGATTGCATATTGAAGAGCCTGTGTGTTATCATTGACACAAAGAACCCTGTTTAGCCAAAACACCGCCCCCTAAAGATGACATTACACACTCATCGCCTGACCCAAGTGACCTCACCGCTTGCAGATATCATCTGCCGTCTCCTTGGTGAACACTTGTTCTTGCAGAACGTTGTTCAGAGCATGAATGGCGCACAACTCCAGTCGCTGCTTCTCATGGAATACCTCTCCTTCGCTCATAATAACCCTGTTGATAGacaaaatacacaaaacataagCATGTTGACTGCAGCTGTCCAATATATTGTTGAATATATGAACTTAACAAAACAGTGAAAAGGGAATGAATGAAACTCTTTCCAAGGGAACAAAACAATAGCTATCTCCTCTGTAATACTCCAGAAAAAAACAAGTACATTCGAAGTCCAATAGAATGCTTCATTTCATTCAATTATTAGCTAACTAACTAGATCAGTCTTTACCGTATTGGAAGTTGTCCGCAGTGTAATGGCCAAATAAAGCGGTGTATCAAAGTCAGTAATAGTTCTTTCGGTGCTCTTATTCCACGACTAATAAAATGTACCTAGTGTACACGTAAATCTATTATACATAAACTTGCTGATTGTGCGATTTTACGCTCACAAGAACATGCTAGTGAACTCTAGTAAGAATGGGGAAAAACCGGAAGCTTGATTGTTGTTGTTCAACTGTCACGCCCCGTAAATTGGAGCGAGCGTAGTTTTTGTCCTCGCTGAATTTCTCTGCAACGCGCATCAGGCTATCCAATCAGGGATTAGTGCGCGCTGAAAGCCAGGAACTATGCGTGGTGCCAGCAAAGATGGCGCGCCTGGAAAAGCCCATAGACTTAGATAAACATCGCATCATCGTATATGTACCATTGTGGTGTTTGTGAGAGCAAGGACAGCGCATCTCCATTTCGAAGTAGTCCATTTTCTATGATTTGGTAAGCAAACTGAATTTGTGCATACCACTGAGATATAATAAGAACTGAAGACTACATCCAAGATGTCCGCCCGTTGTTTTCAAGGTAATCTACTCACTTTCGCATACGTTGATTAATTTCATGGACCGTCTATATCTGGGATGCAACCGCACAAGGAGCAGCGCAAGCAGGGATGACGTCATCACATCATCCAAAAACAGAGCAGACATTTGatgaatataaaatgttaatatcTTCGGCTGTGAGTGACGGAAAAAAAACGGCCTCAGCAACAAttattgaaaatgaattgaaTGTTTTGTTCACAAAGGAGATGACTAAGTGTCTTATTAAGAATTTTCTAATCTGACTTCTCTATGTGACAGTGTATGGAAATTGTCTTTCTGGGCCGGGTGTACGGGACGTTTGAGTTAatataggctaatgtgattagcatgaggttgtaagtaacaaaataaATTCCCTAGCCATacacatatctgatatgggcagaaacttaaattcttgttaatctaactgcactgtccaatttacagtagctattactttgaaataatatcatgctattgtttgaggagagtgcacaattatgaacttgaaaatgtattaataaaccaattaggcacatttgggcagtcttgatacaacattttcaaaagaaatgcaatggtttattggatctgtctaaaactttgcacatatactgctgccatctagtggctaaaatctaaattgcgcccaggctggaataatacattatggcctttctcttgtatttcaaagatgatggtacaaaaaaaaacgcgtgttttttttctttgtattatcttttaccagatcaaaTGCGTTATGTTGTCCTACatcaatttcacatttccacaaacttcaaagtgtttcctttcaaatggtatgaagaatatgcatatccttgtttcaggtcctgagctaaagGCAGttggatttgggtatgtcattttaggcgaaaattgaaaaaaagggtctgatccttaaGATTAAACTGCGGTACAGAAGCAAAACTGTGGGAGCAGTCAAAACCATGCTTCTTGACCGGAACCCTGGCCACttggtgcatactgccacctggagtgcGTTGTTTCAACAGGTATAAAGCTTGCCGATtaactgccacctgcagttatggaatgtttgttCACAAGTATAAtgcattggctgatccctcctggtgacctggttggaattatgtgatccttccttaacccataggaagtcccacccagtgactacttcaaaatggtgaaagtgctcaatggcgctgcccattcCAAATAGACAtttgggcactagagtcctctatctatctctatgggaaAAGTCACAAACATCCTGTCCAAATGAGCGTTACAAGTTAGTGCCTTAGTATAAACTGTTTAACTGTTTAATGTAAATAAAAATGATTGAATGActttattgtattttattgtatttttacaACATCGCAATTAAGAGCCATAAAAATCACATTTGACAAAAAGTATTTGCATATGACACAAGCAATCATGTCATTAATCGAAAAATATTTTCTGATTGCAGAAAGGAACACAAGGGAAAATGTCTGTGCTCTGTTTTCCTACAAATAATTCGAAGAAAACATCCAGAACCAGAATCTAAAAATAAAAACACGCAGACAATGTAGTGATGAGGCGCTCTCTAGTGGTCACTAGAAATACTGCAGGAAAAAGTCTCAGTGGGGGTGGAAGGCCAAAACTTTCCCTTCCAAAATGATGGATACTAGGAATAATATAAATGTAATGTTACTTGGAATGTACCTTTTCAAATCTCGAGTGTATCAATGTATCTTGAGGATGGCATTAATAATCACTCATCTACATTCATTTACTTTTAAATAACAGGCAATATTCTGTGTCTGGCACATGGTAGGCACTTTCCCACTCTGGCCTTTGTGACCATAGTTCTCAGGACGGTTGGTCAGGGCCAGGGGCTTTCAAATTCAATCTGAGTTGATGTCCCCACAatcacacattgatgtcagtagACTGGGGTTGGCAGGCTGTgatgttttctgttttttgtttgtacGGAAGCAACACTTACATTAGATTTGCTGTGAGCTGTAAAAGTTTCCTCCATGCAGGTAATTCATGTGATAAGAGTCTTACAAGTACAGATAATTAACCCCTTATTATAATGTTGGATGCTAGTGCTTGATGGTTTGGTACCTTAACCATGAGCAAATAAATGTTTTACCTAATGCAACAAGGGGTTACGTACCCGGGTTTTATTGTGCTGCTTACCAAAAGTCATGAAGAGTGAAAAGGTGATTTGTGGAAGATCCTAAAGAATTATGTGGACAGGTTTGAGAAATAGCTACATTTGTTGTAATGCCTTGCAATGGATGGCGTTATGTGTGAACATTAGAATGACGACCATATTGTTACACAGAGTTGCTACTGTTGTAATTCCCAAGCATATCTAACATTTTGACTAATTCTCTCATTCTAGCCTGGTTGccatctctgtgtctctgctcatctattacattccactccttgccaaagcaaatgacaggagtggcaaggagtTCAATGTTAGCTAAAAATAATAGTACCTCGAATAATTAAatgaaaatcaaatcacattttatttgtcacatgcttcgttaacaacaggtgtagactcacagtgaaatgcttacttacgggtccttttccaacaacgcATAGTTaaagatcaaataaaataaatacaaataaaatagaaATACAAGGAATAAATATGCAGTGAATGacgagggagtaccagtacagagtcgatgtgaaGGGGTACAgcgtaattgaggtagctatgtattGTACATATAGGTGGGGGTAAAGAGAATAGGCAACagaatagataatagacagtagcagcagtgtatgtggtgagtgtgtgtgtggcgtcagtatgcatatgtgtgttggggtgtcagtgtaagtatatgtgagtgtgcatagagtcagtgcaagtcagttaagaacaaattcttatttacaatgacggcctacccagccaaaccctaacccagacgacactgggccaattgtgcactgccctatggggctcccaatcacggccagttgtgatacagcctggaaacgaaccaggctctgtagtgacacctctagtactgagatccagtgccttagactgctgcaccactcagaAACCTCTTtggtttggggtagaagctgttcagggtcctgttggttccagacttggtacaTTGATTTGATTGGTACCACTTGCgccagcagagagaacagtctttgataATTTGTtaagccttcctctgacactgccgtCTATAGGTATACTGTATGGTAGAGTTAAGTTCACTGGGGTTAGGTTATATTGAAGTTTAGAAAAAAGTTTATATTGTGTGCGGCTGTCTGTCAAGATGAAGGCCTACCCTCTGGGTGGGTATGAGTTTTTCAAACGCACCTATGGCTTGGAAGCATTTTTGACATTTTCGACTTTGGATGGCTGGTGGAAATGTCAAGTATGATGACGACAGAGCACCTACGATATGTGATTGGTCTTGTTGGTTAAGTTGTTTGTACACGTGTTGTATGGCTAAAGTGCCGATTGGTCAACACAACACAATTTCATTTGGGAGATCGTAGTTGTGTTTCGTGTCAACGAAAatagtagctggctagctactctAGTACTTGGCCACCACATAACTTTGGCTAAAAACACTTTCTTCCAGTAGCTCGCTTCCCTTCACTGCATACGTTATTTACCCCAAAAAGCaggctctttttttttttttttttttttttagcagaaTAACGAATTGGAGTTTACGTGCTATCAGTGTATCTGAACTTTTGAGGAGAATCATTTCAGCTAGCAAGCTGCAGCTGGCTAACGCGTTAGCATAATAACTTGATCGCTTGCTTGGCCATTCGAGATCTAAATAGTTGGCGATAACTgcatttattaatttatttgagGTGTCGTGGACCACTTTCTCGTCAATCAAGCATAAGCTGTAAGCATTTATTAGTTGCTAGCTACCGTTGCTATTTAGACAAGGATTACAGAGTTAGCTAGCCCCAGTCACCTAAACACTATTTTTCTCCGGAAGACATGGTAAGTTAAAATTGTTTACAAACACTTTCAGAAATGGATACAATTATtggttatttagctagctaacaaagcaAGTCAAATTGTTTTCCAGCtttttagctaacgttaactagctaactacaGTAACGTTACTTAGCCGAGACCTAATTTAGCTAACTAGTTAAGTtgggtagctaacgttagttggttGTTTGCGTGCTATAGTTAACTAACTGGCGTTAGCTGATATAACGTTAGCAACGATTGTCTTTTGCAGGGTAGTTCAGTGTTGACACTTCTCCCGAACACAATTTAATTGGAAAACTGTCCAACATAAAGATTAACCACTAACTAACTTCTCCACTATTGTCAGCAAATTATAATCATAACGTTAGCACACCCCAAAGTTGGCGTATGTAGATAGCTatgcaagttagctagctacctaatgaTGATTTTGGCTGGCTACCTAcctaatgttagcttgctagctagataTCTTATTTCCTCTCTTAGCTAAATTGATGAGCTGTAATAAGAACTACATCAATATGTTACACGGTTGGGCGATTTAATGGTACATTAGCTATTTGACTTCACAATGTGAACTAGTCAGTAATTGTAGGCAGCAATGCTACCATTAGCTAGCTTTCGGCTAACTGTTAATTCGCTAGTTAGTTACAACCTAGCTTTATTTGACAAAGACAGAATGGCTAACTTGATGTCCGTTTTGTATGGCAAGGAAATGCTAATACAATATCTTAATTTTGACCGGTTTGTACATTTATCAATGGAGTAAACTGCCAGACGTTGGCTGAAATCGCAGTTGTCAGTTGTGACACACAGATTATCCACTGCACTCTCATGATATTATCGTGAATCACCACCTGGCCTGTACTGTAGCCGACTCAACACCACGATTTACAATGGAGTTGAGCAGCGACTAGTGTGGGCAAACTGGAGTTCCTTAGTCCCGTACAATTACGTTTTTATCAAAAACTACTGATTTGTAGCATCCAAAGAATACCCCGCAATTACGCAGAAATGTGTGTAATTGTGGGCTATTCTTTGGGTGTTGAAATCAGTATTCattgataaaaatgtattttgtgactAAGGAGCTCCAGTCTGTTCACACTAATCGCAGCTCATCTCCATCATAAATCGCGGAGTTGAGTTTAATCGGCTACAGGCCTAAGGCTTATCAGACAGTAGATAGCTACATTGATTCTGAGCAACCATTTTGGTGACAGCTTTACTGAAATTGTCCCTTACTGAGATTTTCTATAGTATTTATCATATTTGCACCTTTCCGTTGGTAGTGGGACAGAAtagtaatgtatgtgtgtgtgccccaTTTTATAGAACTCCAATGTAGAGAACTTGCCGCCCCAGGTTCTGCGTCTGGTGTACAAAGAGGTGTCTGCACTAGCTGCAGATCCCCCTGAGGGCATCAAGATCTACCCCAGCGAGGAAGACATCACAGAACTCCACACAGCCATCGAGGGACCAGGTAATGCATACCTCTGTGTCATGGGAAATGTTTTGTCTGCCTAGGGAAGCTGTAACGTAGAACATGCTTAATGCTCGGGTTGACATTAAGCTCTCAAAGGTACTTGTCCATCGGGCAAGTACAGGCAAAGGTCATGGTCACTTGCCCAAAAAAACGAAAATGGTATTTTACATGTACAAATGTTAAAAAAATTCAAGTACCTTTCATTTGAACTTTGTTTGAATGAGTCAGCACACTTACGACACTATTCAAACCCCTTTTTGCATAAGTTTCATGCTAAATCTGTAAAGAAGTTCccttaaggcgtcagcatgcttcagttcagctGGCGGTTAGCCGAAGTCGGCTAGGCGAACCAgacgagtgtgctcgcatactcccttaaaagaccttcgcttggaAAAACAAGTAAAAAGCAGAAATAGTATTGTTTGTCCATTGTTAAACgccatagccagtatacacttcctcaacatagtcagaattaatctaagaaaTCTGTTAATAGTTTTGACGTTTTTGACAATGATGTTTGCAGTATTTTGCAATGAAACATTTTCATGAAAACGAGtcatctctcgttgaatgacaaccgACTTcactgaagaatccctactgttggcCAATCACTGACAAAGGGGTGTAGACTTCGCCTACTTACTCTGACAACCAACTTTGGCTTGCCACAAGAAAAAATGTGCGCccgaacaacaacaaaaaaacgtacCGAAGTCCAAAACTAACACAAACGGCACAAAATATTGTCTTAATTTTtgcacaaactcttccgaactgttttggctgggaagcatgcagacAGACGCCTTGACTCTGACAGACTTCTGATGAAAAGGGTTAAAGTGTGTGTTAAAGTATGAAGTAATGATCACACATGTAAAATACTCCATAGAGGCATGAAATTTAAGTCTCCGGTACTTTTTAGACaatagttctgaaagtagcgacCAGGTTAGACCTCAACTATGCTCAGATTACACACTGGCTAGCTAACACACTACTAGAGGCAGTTGGCACAAAGGCCTTAACATTTTATTTAGTTGTCCAATCTTCACTGTTTGAACTGGAAAACACTTAGGCCTACTTGAGTTGCAAGGTAATTTGACAAATTATGGACTCCTACCGCCATTTGAGCACTGACATTTGCTACCAAAACAGGTGTCTTTCTCATCAATATCACTGCACGTTTAGCCTCCTCCTGTTTTAACAGGGTGTAATTAGCTTATTATTGGCTATTTGCCTTCATCAAAACAATGTTTTTGTAACATATGTCCATCTGACCTATTCTAAATGACAGACTAGCAGTTCGCTAATAGACCAgatgcatttatttttttcaaatctGCAGCTCGTAGTTGGAACACGTTTCCCTACTTTAATCAACCAGTCCATTTTGAATTTGTGATAAAGCTGTCGTGATTTGGCAAGGAATGTAGCTTGTCTACAGTTTTGTTTGTGTATCTCATCTGTTAGATGTATTTTTATAAGCAGTAATTTCTATAGTCTTAATGGGAGCTTGGGTGCGTTTGTGTAGAGGGAGCGGTCGGATCTGAATGGAGTGAGATGCGTAATAGAGGTGAAAGAGAATGTAGGGAGAACTGTGTGATCACTTGGcttgatttatttttttgttgagtCGCTTATGCACATGAACAAATGGAACACGAGTCGACGTGAATGAACGCTTGTCTTCAGGACAAAAGGCAGATTCTACCTTACCAACTGTTCAGTTTACCTACTCTGGATAACCGGTAATGTCAACCCCCGCTTGATGTGGTTTATTTATTGTGCTTCAATAGAAGGAACCCCGTTTGCCGGGGGTGTTTTCCGGATGCGCCTGGTCCTGGGGAAGGACTTCCCTGCTGCACCACCAAAGGGCTACTTCCTAACCAAGATCTTCCACCCTAATGTGGGCCACAAGGGAGAGATCTGTGTCAACGTCCTGAAGAGGGACTGGAGGGCAGAGCTGGGACTCAGAcatgtattactagtaagaaaCATTTAAGCATCTCTATGGGTGCTTCTTAATTACCCAAAATAGCAATGGGTGAAATAAAATATTGTATCTGGTTCATTTTATATTCTTAACATTTTGTGTAGTCATCTCTGCTTGGTTCATGGAAACCCTTGAAATATACCCTGATGACTCACTGgtgttcattctctctctcccctcagactATCAAGTGCCTTATGATCCATCCCAACCCTGAGTCGGCTCTCAACGAGGAGGCGGGGCGTCTGCTCCTGGAAGACTATACAGAGTATGCGTCCCGTGCTCGCCTCATCACTGAGATCCATGCCATGGGGGGGCACGGGGGGACGTCTGGGGTGCCCCAGGACCCCGCCGATGGCCCCCAGCCCAAAAAACACGCAGGGGACCCTACCAAGAGGGCGATGGGGCCAGGGGTTGCCCCCTCTGCTGCTCTGGGTAACGGAGCCAATGGAAGCAGTACTACctccagcagtagtagtagcaatagtaatGTTGTAGGGAAGAAGAAAACTGATAAAAAGCGAGCGTTGAGACGACTCTAATGCTGCATggagtcttgtgtgtgtgtgtgtatgtgtgtatatatatatatatatatatatactgaatatTGTTCCTCTTTCCCAGACTCTTTCTATCCCCCTGGCTCTGTACTGTCCCTTTTGTACTCATTGCATCTTGTATCCCTGTTCATTCCTTATTGCCATATATTCTCCCAATCCCCTGTGGATAAATCCATTTGCATTCAATtactttttgacagcacccctttttgatttgaatgaaaccttccatacatatttgtCCATTGAAGAAGTGCTCAGAAAGTCagtttttggacctgaatgccaaaacacaaaagataaaggtgctcaaagttgaccccttttgcataccccaccacacaatgagacatccatgtctacgtcactggaaaagataaacggttgcGATTTGATATATTTTTAAAGCTTGCAAACAGGGTTGTCAGACTACTAGGTAATTTCTTGGtagggtggggtatgcaaaatggggcaactttgagcacctttatctcctgaatgtttttggcatttaggtccaaaaagtcactttgaccacttcttccatgggaaaacatgtatggaaagttgTTTTAAAACAAAAGGGATGTTGTGAAAAagtgactgaattgaaatgggtTCACCGCTGTGTGTTAGTTGTCTCCATGGTTCCTCACTGTCATGATCTGAGAGAGGTTTTATTGGGTTTCATACACAGCACTAGTGATTGTGTGTGTCATACAGTAGCTAGACTGTTTGAGCTTCAGTCTGACTCATCTTCCCTTTCTGAAATTAGGCTTCTTTCTGTTCAGTGTTCACTAAACAaaatgtctttagatattttgcaAAAACAGAAAATGCCTCTTTCTTTCCCCACCCCCTTCTTGACATGGCTCCTGTTGCTGAAATGGTACTGTGTACTGCCCAGCTAGCCTCGTGTTGGGAAACTGGTGAGATGTTTTGTCATGTCTGAGTTGAGTTACCTTATACGAAATCAGGTTGTCGGAAGGGAGTCAGGATAGAGGACTTATTAGATTATGCAATGTTTTTTGATTCATAGAGTGAAACACAACATGATGAGATGGTCATTCATTGGGTAGTCAAATGAGGAAGCAATAATGAGCAGTTTTCCTAGAAAAGGTTTGTCTAGTAGTGGTCGAAATGTGATGGACACGAAGGGAGCAACATTTGGTCTgattattacttctaaacaattATTTCACCCCTATTGTTTTGTAAATGTTTATCCCCATGTATGACTATTCTGTTTTTGCATTTTTACAAAATTGTCATTGTTTATTCATTGTCCAGTATTTGCCAGAGTGGTTTTAAAGTGACATGTCTATATTCAGATGTCTTGGTGCCTGTATGAAGTAGGTTATTGTCCATACAGGATTAGGTTAGGGTGCAGGATTGTGCATATCATTGATTATTAATTATATCCCATATATAATTATGGATATTTATTTATATGGTCTTAGCGGCACATCTGGTCTTTAGTACTAATTTGCCAATAGTGTACCTGTGAACCTTTTATTGTTAAACGTTTTTCATTTGATTTGTATGGATCAAATACCTGCTCCAGTCGTATGCACTGTCCAGCTCCTATCCTGTTCCCATATGGGCCAGAATTGGAAAAACCAATGTATTTGTCAATGGGGAAGCCTCACCAGATTTGATAGAAAAGACCTCCCCAGTCGATGCGCTCCTCTGGCTGGGTTTCCTGGGCATGTTTTCTCCCTCTGATCTAAATGCATGTTGGCACCTATATTTCCCAGGGAAACAATCAACAGTTGTCTTTTACTTCGGTGGGAGAAGGTGCCTGGGAAACAGTCATTGTGCGAAACTGAACGGGTGGGTATTTTTGTGTCC is a window of Salmo trutta chromosome 37, fSalTru1.1, whole genome shotgun sequence DNA encoding:
- the LOC115176364 gene encoding josephin-2, whose amino-acid sequence is MSEGEVFHEKQRLELCAIHALNNVLQEQVFTKETADDICKRLAPQCVVNPHRSMLGTGNYDVNVIMAALQSRELAAVWWDKRRTVQSLCVDKVQGFILNVPSRVSLGIVSLPVKRRHWLAVRQVNGHYYNLDSKLKSPVCIGNEADLRTFLSEQLSLDVAEMLLVVRRDVEEYGTWLNSDDLRK
- the LOC115176647 gene encoding ubiquitin-conjugating enzyme E2 S-like is translated as MNSNVENLPPQVLRLVYKEVSALAADPPEGIKIYPSEEDITELHTAIEGPEGTPFAGGVFRMRLVLGKDFPAAPPKGYFLTKIFHPNVGHKGEICVNVLKRDWRAELGLRHVLLTIKCLMIHPNPESALNEEAGRLLLEDYTEYASRARLITEIHAMGGHGGTSGVPQDPADGPQPKKHAGDPTKRAMGPGVAPSAALGNGANGSSTTSSSSSSNSNVVGKKKTDKKRALRRL